Proteins encoded within one genomic window of Verrucomicrobiota bacterium:
- a CDS encoding biopolymer transporter ExbD yields the protein MRFTNPKRRQPPAVIIISLIDVLIIMLIFLMVTTTFKQHPALKIMLPETKQAKEGATEGNIVITINKVAPFLFIGTRPVTFERLVQELAAEVKKNPQVTVSIRPDTDATIGKWLNVVDAAKAAGVKNFVYLHAKTPEPR from the coding sequence ATGCGCTTCACCAATCCCAAGCGCCGCCAGCCGCCCGCGGTCATCATCATCTCCCTGATCGATGTGTTGATCATCATGTTGATCTTCCTCATGGTGACGACGACCTTCAAACAGCATCCGGCGCTGAAAATCATGCTTCCCGAGACGAAGCAGGCGAAGGAAGGCGCCACGGAAGGGAACATCGTGATAACCATCAATAAGGTTGCTCCATTTCTTTTCATCGGCACACGGCCCGTAACCTTCGAAAGGCTGGTGCAAGAGTTGGCTGCCGAGGTGAAGAAGAATCCTCAGGTAACGGTCTCCATACGGCCAGACACCGATGCCACGATTGGGAAATGGCTTAACGTCGTGGACGCAGCAAAAGCGGCCGGCGTGAAGAACTTCGTGTACCTCCATGCCAAGACGCCAGAGCCACGCTGA
- a CDS encoding MotA/TolQ/ExbB proton channel family protein: protein MWHFLKSGGVFMIPLVLTSIVGLAFIIERGLALRWDKVIPPEIGDAAENCAPDGLGELRQLCVDRPSTFSRLLLVAADHLPRPRDENVDAIQTHARHEILQLERGLVVLEIIVGIAPLLGLVGAISGLITLFSGLGETAIIDNARIAKGIAEVLNTTLAGLLIAIPSLIAWSYYNKKIETLAVEMETLCDKFLRRQYRDRKQRI, encoded by the coding sequence ATGTGGCATTTCTTGAAATCCGGCGGAGTCTTCATGATCCCGCTGGTTCTGACTTCGATCGTTGGCCTGGCCTTCATCATTGAACGGGGCCTGGCTTTGCGCTGGGACAAAGTGATTCCTCCCGAAATAGGGGACGCGGCCGAGAATTGCGCGCCGGATGGCCTCGGCGAGTTGCGGCAATTGTGCGTGGACCGCCCGTCAACGTTCAGCCGCCTCCTGCTGGTCGCCGCCGATCATCTCCCGCGCCCGCGCGACGAAAACGTGGACGCGATCCAGACGCACGCCCGCCACGAAATCCTCCAACTCGAACGCGGACTGGTCGTGCTGGAGATCATCGTTGGCATCGCGCCATTGCTCGGTCTGGTGGGGGCGATCAGCGGATTGATCACGCTGTTTAGCGGCCTCGGCGAAACAGCGATCATTGACAACGCGCGCATCGCCAAGGGCATTGCTGAAGTTCTGAACACCACGCTGGCCGGGCTGCTGATTGCCATTCCCTCGCTCATCGCCTGGAGTTACTACAACAAGAAGATCGAGACTCTCGCGGTCGAGATGGAAACGCTGTGCGACAAGTTTCTGCGCCGCCAGTATCGCGACCGGAAGCAGCGAATCTAG